The DNA window AGCTCTTTTAACTGAAAGCCTTGACCGTCTTTCCGTTTCTAACCCTCGCGGGGTATGCGCCACAGAAACGCACAGATATTTGCTCACCTTCCCAGAGTTCAGCCCTCTACTCCTCTACCAACCGCGTTCGCCCCTTCTTCGGGGTTCCTGGCCGCCTCCCCGCGTGTTCTGCCTTCGTCCGGCTCCTCGTCCCCGTTTGCTCTCTCACATCACCCCCTCCCTCGTATCCTCGCCACCTCCCCTCCGTCCCCCTCCCTAGCTGCCCGAGCATTTCTCCCCTCTTCCAGCCTCGCGCGGGTACATCACCGCCCGTTTTTTACACCCCCATTGACCCCTCTCTCGCCCCCGCTTCTTCCCGGCCAATCTCCCTCACCCTTACTCACAGTTCCCCCACGCCTGACCCCTCCCACTTCCACCCCTCCAGCCCAGCCACCCTGTCGCCCAGCAGGAGCGCGCAGCCGGCAGGCTAGGACGCGCGCTGACAGGGTAGTGAATGGCTTCAGCGGTAATTAGCGACCCGGCGGCTAATCACGatgtacatttacattttaagtgcTGCAGAGGAAGCGGGGAAGGGGAGGAGCCCCGGAGGGAATGCGGGCCTGTTTGGCGCTCTCCCTTCGCTGGGGAGCGAAGTGAATCCGAGTCTTTTACAGCTGGCAGTAGTAGAAGGGGGAGAAGGGTGCTTTCGAGGGCCAACCCAAGCGGACGCAGAACAACCGCGGGCTAACCCGACGCAAACCCGGAACTCCTAGGCCCCTTCCTCTAAATTGCAGACCCTGCCTGTATCCCCTCCAAGTGAAAGTTCAGCCTAGGCTTGCATACTCCTGCGCAAGGAGTGCTCGCTTCTTCCCTAACCAGCCCGTTCTAACGTAGATTTCACCCGTTCCAGGACTTTCTTCCAGGCCTAGCCGAAATTGCTGTCTGAGGTTCCCTGCGCCCCGCCACTCGCTGCAGTCTTTGTGTTCTATCGAGGCTGCCGTGCCCTTTGTGGGGCTCGCGGGAGCTGGGGCACAGCTGAAGTCCCGGTTCCAAGTGGAAGGCGACCCCGAGAGCTCCTGAGCCCAGCGTGCAATCAGGAGATCCAGGCCAGAGTCGGTCACTCATACGTTGGGGCGCAAAGGTCCACTAGCTCCAGCCACTCCCCTAAGGGGCGAAAATGGGGTCAACCGGGTTCTGAACAGCAGGGCCGAGAGCTAGGACATACAAGATGACGAGGAGATGAGAACAGCTGTGAGAAGGTTGGAGACCCTGGCAGCTCCGTCTCAAGACTGGGACCCAGCTGCCCCCAGGCACCGTCAAGCCGCCCTCACTTTGAGGTTTCCCGCCCGCCGCAGCTCTCCGGGAACCTCCCCGCCACGCCCGGCGGTCGTACCCCCTACCCGGATCAGGTCTGCGCCGCTTTATCTGACTGTGCGCGTGAGCGAGGGGGTGTAAGGGTGAAGGGCAAGGCCCTAGGGCACTTCTAGGGAGGGTCCAGCTCCTTTTAACTCCCCTCCCATCACGAGTCCTTCAATCCCAGCCTCACCTCTCACTGTCCACCTCTCCAGGTAGGAGGTCGGGCCACCCTCCCGGTCCTGTGGAGTTCCCAGAGAAGGACACCCAGTAGTTTCATAACGCCCCCGAGGCTTCCcacctttcttctccctctcaaaacgTGCCTTCATCCAGCCTCCTTTTTGAAAAAGGACCCCACTGGGTCTCAGGCTAACAACGAGTACCACCTGGGAAGAAGGGGGTTCCACATTACCAGGGAACAGTGCCTGTTTTACCCTAAAACCTGCAGCTTTAATAGTAGACGTTGCGTGGGTGGAGGGAGCTTAACTCCTCTTGATAAGGTCTCTCCTTGTTCTCTTCCCATTCGCCTCAGGGTCAGCCTGGCCTGGAGCCTCACCCCCTCGGCCCAGGAGTGTACTGGGGTTCGGGAGCCTCCAGCTCCGGTCAGGCGCGGCGAGCTCAGACCCCATTCTCTGGCCGCACTGAGAGTACCACGCCGCGACGTAGTCGTCCGAGGGCGGCACGGGGCGCAGCGGCAGCCAGCGCCTCCGCACTCTGCTGACCGTGCACAGGCTGTCCTTGAGGCGAAAAGAGCGGCTCCGGCGCGGGAGggaaggagttgggggggggggggggggaaagaggcCCCAGCAGGCCTCTCGGAAATCCCTCCTTGAGAGGGGACAAGGGGCGGCCTTCAGTTGGGACGCGCAAGGGCTCGGGGACCGGCTTGAAGCGGCTTTTGCATCGCAAACGCAGTTTTTATTTAGGTTGTCCGTTTATGAGGGTTGGCTTAGGGAGGGCACTGGCGATTATGGGGGAACTTCCTCTGGCAAGTCACCCCCTGGCGCTGCCATTACACCTACCGGTGCGCACCGCTCCCACGCCCCAGTGTCTGGACTCGACTGGATCCTGGAGGCGGGAGAGGCTAGGACGCAGGCGGGCCGAGCCGAGTTAGAGGCGGGGCCTggcggcaggggcgggggctTCCAGGCTCCTAGGCGGGGCCTCAGCTAAAGGCGCGGAGCACCGCGCGCCTAGAGCGCGGCGTAGAGCAGCGCCCACTGGAGAGAAGTCGGAGGCGAGGATCGCGCCGTCCCACCCCACCCAACAGCGTCCACGCCGCTCCCGCACCCTTACCCCTGCCGGCCCTTGCCGGGCGCGACCGGCGGCCATGCAGCCCCGAGGCTGAGGCGGCCCCATGGCGAAGCCCGCGTCCCCGCGGTCCGGGCAACGACGGCGCATGGAGAACTTCCGTAAGGTGCGCTCGGAGGAGGcgccggtggggggcggggccgagggggGCGGCGCGGCCCCCGGCCCTTTCGCGGACCTGGCGCCTGGAGCCGTGCACATGAGGGTCAAAGAGGGCAGCAAGATCCGGAACCTGCTGGCTTTCGCCACCGCCAGCATGGCGCAGCCAGCCACGCGCGCCATCGTCTTCAGCGGCTGCGGTCGGGCCACCACCAAGACCGTCACGTGCGCAGAGATCCTCAAGCGCCGCCTGGCGGGCCTGCATCAGGTCACGCGGCTGCGCTACCGGAGCGTGCGCGAGGTGTGGCAGAGCCTCCCGCCGGGGCCCACACCGGGTCAGGAGCCTGGTGAGCCGGCCGCCAGTCTCAGTGTACTTAAGAACGTGCCCAGCCTCGCCATCCTACTTTCCAAGGATGCACTGGATCCCTGCCAACCCGGCTATCAGCCCCCGAACTCCCATCCTGCACCCTCGTCCCAGCCAACTGCACCGACGTCCAAGAGGAGCCTAGGGGAACCCGCAGCTGGAGAAGGCTCTGCGAAgcggtcacaacctgagccaagtGCTACGGAAGAGGACCAGACGGCCTGAGAACTCGTGGGTCTGGGCCACCTACACCGGCTGGGTCTCACCCGCAGCGCCTCGACCTTGAGACATATCTTCAGCTTTTTACGCCTCGGTGCTCTGGACACAGCTCCTCAGACTGTCAGCGTGGAGCACAAGGCAACAAGAGAGGGACCCTAGGGAAGCTTCGTGGGTGGTTGCTTCTCTACTTGTGTTGCCTGAAGACGCAGAACTCCCACCTTCAGCTTTTCTGAGCCATACTAGGACCTTCTTGGAGGGGGGGCGAAGGTGGGTAGTGGTGGGCAGTGGGACTCTTGAGCCTTGCTCAAGACCCCCAAGGGTTAAAGGCATCCAGTATTCATGCGGGGGGCTGGAGTGTGGAAGCCCGGGAAAGCTCTTGGAATCATCTTCATTGGTGGCTAAGGGCCAAGGGTGAGAAGGCAActgctggagggcaggggagtCTGAGTTGGGGGGGAGTGTATTCTGCACGTCCCCTGGGACACCACTCCCTTCTAGTTTTCCTTACCCTGCTCTTAAGGAGCATCCTGAGATCATACTGCAGGAGTGCCTCCATGGATGGACTCTAGCTCTTTTaacaccccctccccgccccttccccactggcccAGAGGGAGAGACCCAGCACAGAAGTCTATGCCTACTCCCTGAATCTCACAGCTGGAGTCCTGCttccaataaaacaaaaacaaaaaatggctcTGGCCCCAGGTTTTTTCCTTATCACTTAACCTAGGTGGAGGCTGTTTTGGCCTGCCCCCCTGTGTCTCAGTCCCCACCAGCCTGGAGTCCTTGGCCTTTGGAGTCTTCAGGGTCAGGCACAGAGACTGGATCGCCTCAAAATGGAGCAAGAGGTACATTGTCCAGTTTCTGgcttctccctctcccagccTTCCCTGGCTGGCTCTAGCCTCAGGGGCCTGTGGCCAGAAGGGGGCCTTTGTCCCTTGATGCATTACCTCTGAGGGTTGATGCATTACCACATTGCTTTtctgagaaggggaggaaggcaaGCACCAATGAACTCTCCTGAGGGTCACTGCCAAGGGACGCATACCCCACTGGGTTCCCTAAACCCGCAGCCTCCTGCCAATTGACAGCCTTATCCAGAAAGCTGGCACAAAACCCCTCATCGCCATCGGTAGGATCTCCCcttcactgctctctctctcagaaaggaCAGCACACccttgggagagggggaggagtgAGGGTGAGGAGAAAGAATGAGCACAAATCCACTGCTGGAAATTACTATTCAGCAGAGAAGCTGGAACTTGGGCTGTGAATCACTGCAGGCTCCCTGATAAGCTGCTGCCTCCAGCCCTGCACAGCTGTCTGTTGAGAGATAACAGCCTCATAAGCCATTCTGCCCAACTCAtagttgggtggggggtggggtgctgtgTACAGAAGGACTCTAGCAGGTGAGGGTGGGGGCGGCACAGAGCTCCAGGATCTCAGAAACAGACCCTACCACGTGCAACTCAACACCACCTCTGGAAAAGAGATGGGGAGAATGTAAGTCACTTCGCTGGCAGAATCCTGAATAAATTCTTCCGGTTACAAGAGGTGAGTTTCTGCAGCTGAGAGGAGGGGCTCTTCAGGGAGTTGTCCCCCACCTATATTTCTCCTTGAGCTTTGGATCAGTGAGCCCTGTCATCTAGACTCTGGCACGGTTTACCCTCCCCAATTTCTTGTTCTTGATGAGTCCCTGGGAAAGGCCAAGGGGTTTATGTGTACTTGTCTGACCCTCTCACAGGTGGTccaagaaagctggaaaaaatgtaCTATCCTGCCAGCTAAGGTGCCCTGGGCTGGTCCTGGGCTTTGTGCCtctaaaggaaatgataaaacttGGAAGAGGCCCTGCATGGTAGAAGCTTACAGAAGACTGGTCTTGGTTCTGGAAAAGGGCCAACTTTCCAAAACCAGTATCTGAAGTCCTGATTGCCAGGTCACCAAGACTATGCAAGCAGAGGCTTGTCCGGGAGGGGAGGCTGCagaggctttctttttttgatggcaAGGATCAGCGAAGTCCCTTTCCTGCCTAGAAACTCATCCTGTGGCATGGGGAGAGGGGCTTGTTTCCCCACCTTTAGGGCATTAACCTGCCCTGATGGTGGGCTGAGCTGCCCCCCATACCAGAAGCAAGTAAtgaaacactttcttttctgcacccccactccaccccagcACATTCAGTTCCCAAGCTTTTGATAGGTGCTTATGGGTGCCAGTGGAACCCAGCACCCATGAGCACCCCATCCCCGCCTTACTGATCCTCTGGCCCTGCTGACCCAGGAGCAGGCTCCAAAGGAAGGTGACAGATATGCatatacaccccccccccccccacaagacTGAGGTGGGAACCTGAGAAGTGCTGGAATAAGGGGGGAGTGGCTACAGGAGCATTTCAGAGATGGCTCCCTGACTTGTGGCAGAACCGGAGGGAGCAGAAGCTCCTCTGAAAGACCCCATCTTTCCAACAGTGACTTCTATCCAGGAGCTTCCTGGGCCCTGGCTTGGGGCAGTTGGAGCTAGGGGTGGCAGTGAAGTCTCACATCCACAACATCGTCAGGTCACACAGTCAAAATCCATTTGGgaacataaatgtatataatacaaGGACGGAGCATGTGGTCAATGGGCAGTGGACCTCCAGCTGGGCATTAAGGGACTTCATTATTGTTGTACCAGATCCCAGTCTAGGCACAGGGTGGGGCTAGGGCAGGGGGCTAGGGGAAAGAATCACAGTAAAATCAGACATTATTCCTGCCTCGAGGACGTCCCAGttagtggaaagaaagaaaagaaagttataaCACAATGCAATGGTAGTGGGAGAAGGTGGGAGCTCTGAGAAGGGGCGCTTAATGCACCCACAGGTGCTGATGCAGCTGGTTCCCCAAGAACCAGAGGAGTTAGCCAGCTGAGTAGGACTAGTCTGGCAATtccaggcagagcacagaggtgaTGCTCTGTCTCGTGTTGAGGCAGCCACAAGGATCTGAAGGATACAAGTATCTGAAGGATATCTGGTTTTGTTTGACATCTGCTGATTATCATAGATATTGTGGGTTGAAGTGTgtctcccccgccacccccaaaAGATATTTTGAAGCCCTAATCCTGGTACCTGCGAATGTGACTATTTGGAAATGGGTCCTTACAGATGTAATTAATATGTAAGAAGGGGTCATACTGAAGTAGGATGGGtctttaatccaatatgactggtgtccttataaaaagagacagaCATGCAGAGAGAAAAACATCTGAAGACGTAGTCAAAGATTGGAGTTACacagctgcaagccaaggaatgctgaGGATTGCCCACAAACAATAGAAGCTAAGAAAAATGCATGGAAGATTCTTCCCTGGAtccttcagagagagcatggtCCTGCCGAcaacttgattttggacttctagcttccagaactatgagagaataaatttctgttgtttcaagtcaCCCTgtctgtggtagtttgttacagcagacTTAGGAATCAAACACAATAGGTATTCTCACCATATCCAGTGGAAACAGGGAAGAGGAATGTAGGGTGTTTGCCAAGGTCCTTGCTATCAGAATTCCCAGTCCTGCGTGGAGAGAGGCTCTCTATTCTGCAGGCCTGTGCTAGCAAATGTAATGCCTAGTGTCATATAGAACATACCATAGGCTTTGGAGAAAGTCAAGTTGACTGTGATTTTGGGCAACTTAATTCTTcactgagcctcagctttctcctctgcaaaatgggccAGATTGCTGTGGGATAAAGGATATAATAATACCTTGCTTCCCAACCATGGTTcatcatcagaatcacctaaggAAATTGttgaaaaaatacagaatgcCTGGGCTGAACTCCAAACCAACAGGGTCAGAATCTCCTACAAAGGACCTGGAAATAGGCATTGTAATAAGATCTTCATATGATTTTTGATGGTTAATCAGGGTTGACTATTCCCTGAGCTAAAATGTAGAGAACAGCACTCACTGGTAGGAGAGACACGAAATTAAatcctgtttctttcccttcacaTTCAGCCACAGTTTGAACCCTTTTCTGGGGAGAGAAACTTAACTGTTGAAGAACTGTTGTGAGCTGCCCCCTAGAGGTGGTTCTGGAAAAGAGAGACCAGGCTCAGGGAGCCGGGAGGTGGAGGGAGATCCCTGTTGAAGAGCAGGTAATGAATGGACTCAGAGCACAGGGCTCCCCTGCCCTAGGCCCTGTTTCCCAAAAGGAAACTGAGGGTGTGGGGCCCAGCTCAAACAGCTAcaaagactggggcgcctgggtggctcagtcggttgagcgtccaacttcagctcaggtcatgatctcacagctcgtgagttcgagccccacgtcggtctctgtgctgacagcttggagcctggagcctgctgtggattttgtgcctccctctctctgccccaacccacttgcattctgtctctgtctctctcaaaaataaacattaaaaaaaaatttaaaacagctaCAAAGACTTATCTCTCtttgtaaacaaataaattataaggaTGTAGAAAAACTGGAAACCTGCATACgttgctggcgggaatgcaaagtAGTACAGGCTACTTTGGAACAATTTGgtaattcttcaaaaagttaaacacagagttaccacatgacccatATCATACTACTAGatgtatacccaaaagaattgaaaatatatgtccatacaaaaacatCACAATGTTTGTACACAATATCCACAGCAGTCTTATTTATAAtcgccaaaaggtagaaacaactcaaatgtccataaactgatgaatgggtaaacaaaatgtggtatgtccaccTAATGGAGTATAATTCTGCGATACTGAGGAATGAGGTACTGAttcatgttacaacatggatgaaccttgaaaacatcatgctaagtgaaagaccCCAGACACAAAAAACCCACATAGCgtctgattctatttatatgacatgtccagaataggcaaatccacagagacagaaggtagattagtAGTTGCTTAGGATGGGGTTGGTGGGTGCCACTGGGTAGAGAGATTCTtttgggggtaatgaaaatgttctggaattagtgacAGTGATAACACAACATAGTGAATAAACTACAactgaactgtacacttcaaAAGGGTGgatcttggggagcctgggtggctcagttgggtaagcatccaactcttgatttcagctcaggtcatgaactcacacttttgtgagttcaagccctgcatcaggttctgtgcacTGACttcacagagcctgtttgggattctccctctctccctctctctctgccccttccccactcatgctttctctgtctctctcaaaataaataaataaataaataaataaataaataaataaataaataaataaataaagggggggTGGTTCTTATGGTATataagttatatctcaataaaaattacatctgattataaaagtaatattttagggggcacctggatggctcagtcagttaagcgttggactttggttcaagtcatgatctcgtggtttgtgggttcgagccccacgttgggctctgggctgacagctcagagcctggagcctgctttggatcctgtgtctccctttctctctctgtccctccccgatttgtgctctccctctctctcaaaaataaataaataaccattaaaaaatttttaaagtaatattttaggaaattacATAATAGAAATAAGTAACTACATTGTGAAAAGTTGCCATTAAAACCTCCTAATGGCAGCCCCACAGGATTACCTTTGAAGGCTATTTCCTTCTGCTACCCCTTCTCCCTGATTCTCAGGTGACCACGGTGGTGTATTTGTCCATATCACCTCCATGTCTTGTTACCCGTATCACAACCTGCCCTGCCCTGGGAAAAGAACTATAATTTTACAATAGGAAAATACTTTTTCTAGttgccatttattgagcccttattGGGTGCCAGCCAGGACAGtgtttcacatgcattatcttatGTAATCTTCCCAATCTATTAGGTAGGttccattattattcccattttatagatgaggaagctatGGTTCAAGAAGTTGAAGTAACTTGTCTAAGGGCATGTGGCAGAGCTATAATTCAATAGCAGCAAGAATGTCACGGTCTCAGGTACCTTCCCTTGTTCATCCCCAGCCCCCTAGTAGTGAGATCCTCATCACTGGAGGTGCTCAAGAAGGACCCaaggaaatggaaacaatgtGCAATCGGTGAGACTAATGGCCACAAGGGTGATTTCCAGCCTTGAAAGGcagcattcatttctttttccagtaCATGCTTCATTCCCATCAGAGAAAATAAGAGCTCTTCTGGACTGTGATCTTCCCTTTTCTAGACATTCACATGGTGGAACACTGCCTCTATCCTCACAAACTCCTCAATCGCCTCATCCCCCCTTCTCTGCACACATCGGAAGTGCCTTATCACAGCTCTTCCAGGATGAAGGCTCTGGGCTGCAGCAGGAAGCTGACAGGCTGGTGACTGACACCCTTGAGGCAACAGAAGTCCAGCAGCTGCTTCTCCAGAGGGGCAGAAAAGGATTCAGGGCAGATGATGGTAGTAAGAGACAAAAGACTCTGATGGCTTGAGCAAGAGCCAGGATGTCTGGCCTCAACCTCTCTGGGAAGGAGCACCCACCAGTAGCAGCAGAATGGACTGGGGGCCTGGGAACATAGCTGGAGGCAAACTTGGGAACAAGCAGCCCCCGTCAAGTGATGTGGTAGGCTGAATAGaatcttcccccctccccccgatgTATATGCCTTGTATAATTGGGGCAGAATCTGTGAATGTTGAAGGGGTATCATTTCCAAGATGAGGCTACTAATCCATTTACTTTGACTTAAAAGAAGAGGTTACTCTGGATGTGCCTGACCTAATCAGAGGAGGTCTTTAAAAGAGAGTAAAGTGTTAGAGACCCTCTCCTGCTGGCTTGAAGATATAAGCAGTGGTACTGTGAGAGGGCCTATGGAGAGGCCACATAGTAAGGCCCTGAGGGTGGCCTCTCATAGCTGAGAGTGGTTCTATGCTAACAGTTAACAAGAAAAAACAGGGGCACTCAGTCCTACAACTGTGAGGAATTGAATTCTGCTAACCACCTGAACAAGCTCAGAAGAGGACTCTGAGCTCCAGATGAGACCACAGACCTAactaacatcttgatttcagtcttctgagaccctgagcagagcaCCAGTCATGCCATGCCTGGactcctgacctacagaaactggGGAATAATAAAtgggtattgttttaagctgcttaGTTTGTGGTAAATTGCTATGCATCAATAAAAAACTAGTATAGGTGATGAGGGCTGAGAACAGTCCTCAAGGTAGCAGGGGCTTCAGCATTCACTGAGAAGCCATCAAAGCCTCCCTTCAGGGGTGGTGggtgaaaaaaatccacaacttCTAGAATCAGACAAACCTGGGCTCAAATCTAAGCAGTactatttattagctgtgtgattctTGGCCAAGCGCCCTTTGAATCTATTCCTTTATCCATAAAATAGGGATAAGTACTTCTCTCACAAGGCTGTTATGAGACTTAGATGGGATAATAGTTtgcaggagtgcctggctggctctgtcagtagagtgtgggactcttgatctcagaaccTTGAGTtcgatgggaatgcaaactggtgcagccactctggaaaacagtatggaggttcctcaaaaaattaaaaatagaactaccctaccacccagcaattgcactattaggtatttatccaagggatacaggtgtactgtttcaaatgggcacatgcaccccaatgtttatagcagagctatcgacaatagccaaagtatggaaagagcccaaatgtccatcgacagatgaatggataaagaagatgtggtatatatatacaatggaatattactcggcaatcaaaaagaattaaatcttgctatttgcaactatgtggatagaactagcaGGTATTAggttaagcgaaattagtcagagaaagacaaatatcatatgacttcactcatatgaggaatctaagatacaaaatagatgaacataagggaagggaagcaaaaataatataaaaacaaggaggggacaaaacataagagactcttaaatatagagaacaaactaagggttgctgaggggttgtggggagggggatgggctaaaatgggtaaggggcgttaaggaagacacttgctggggtgagcactgggtgttatacataggggataaatcactggaatctactcctgaaatcactattgcactacatgctaactaacttggatgtaaatttaaataaatgaataaataaataaaaattttaaaaataaaaaataaagatgttaattAATCACACATTGTTCTGAAGCCAGAAAATGActctatgtcaaaaaaaaaaaacaaaaaaaaccccaaaaaacaaaaacgtgagTTTGCACCCCACATTGGGGGTACAGCttactttaaaacacaaataaaaaaaagtttgcagGATGCAGTGACACATAATAAATCATAACCATAATTGTATTAAACAACAATGCTCCATAGCCGATCCAAGGCACTGTAAGCAATGTGGAGAGACCgacagcagagagaccagttGGGCCCAAGACTTTCTTAACTATGAGAGTCCCGACCTCATCCTGAACTTCCAGCCCTTGGAGATTTGAAGAATACGAATTAAAACGCAAAGAGGTCAAAGCTTTTCCAAGTATCCTTTGGTTAGGCTGGTGGGAGAAGGTGAGGGCAggtgttttgaaaagaaaagcttttttatCCTTTTGCCAGCCAGGCTCATACCCCCTAAAACCACACTGctagggagggaaaagagaatggTAGATGCTTCTGCCCTGGAGAAAAGGCCAGAGTGAGCAAGAGGAGCCTCAGtgtccatcttttctttcctcagtgaGTCCAGGGATAGAGAGTCAAGGATACCAAGAGACTGTCTTATTGACTCTGGGTGGCGGCACGGTAATTCAGGCCTGGGGAAGTGGCCCAGACCACATCCTATGTCAGGATGTAGTTAATAAGTCCAGATTAGATGTTAAGAGCCTTGGAATTTAATCAACCCCATTTTCAGAGCAGTCTGCTGTTGAAACCCTACTTGTAGGGATTGGGGGCAGGCGTCTGGCCAGAGATATTGTTTTGTTTGAGGCATGCTCAGAGACTGGGACACTCTTCGCCAACAATTTACTTAGCACAGGTTCAGTGTtagttatataataataatatttcatgagCCAGTAGCATACAGGATAATGTCTTCCAAAGAGTCAATAAGAAATAACACACTCCAAACCAGTGACAGATTAATTACACTATTATTCCAGACAAACTGGAGATGAAAGAAACAAAGTCCATATTTAGTTGAGGTGTACCTTTTTATGAGTTCTTGGTAGAGTCTGTCCTTCCAACTAAAAGCTGGGTATCAGCTGCCTGCCTAGATCCCTCACTATTGGAGCACAAAGTAAGCAGGCCGAGGCACTGCAAGGTAGGCTGCTCTAAAGGTTACTACTCCAGGGACAATTACATGGCTTGTGACACTGCCTACAAGGAGTGGCCTTGCCAAGGCAGGAACAGATGTGCCTTATCTACCTAAAACTGCTGTGTGCTTTAATACCACTGCCAGTCAAGAGCAGCCAGCCTGGCCACGGCAGAAGCAAGTGTCTCAAGTTCTTCCGAGAACAACTAAAGGTAGTGTTGTTCAGACACTCTGGTAAGTCctcacagattctttttttttttttttttaagttattattttgagagggagagagagtgagagcactcaagtggaggaggggcagcaagaaagaggcagagagagaatcccaagcagattctgcactgtcagcgtggaaccccgatgcaggccttgaactcagaaaccgtgagatcatgacctgagcccaaagttggacacttaaccaactaagccacccaggcgccccctcacaaATTCTTTATATTCAGAGTTTAAAAGTCCATCATGCCCTCACCGTGCTGCCAATGACCTAAGGGTCCCCTCCACTCCAGGTGCCATTGCTCATTCCAAAGTCTtaatatctggggcgcctgggtggctcagtcagttaagcatctgccttcagctcaggtcatgatctcatggttcatgagctcaagccccatatc is part of the Neofelis nebulosa isolate mNeoNeb1 chromosome 7, mNeoNeb1.pri, whole genome shotgun sequence genome and encodes:
- the RPP25 gene encoding ribonuclease P protein subunit p25; this translates as MAKPASPRSGQRRRMENFRKVRSEEAPVGGGAEGGGAAPGPFADLAPGAVHMRVKEGSKIRNLLAFATASMAQPATRAIVFSGCGRATTKTVTCAEILKRRLAGLHQVTRLRYRSVREVWQSLPPGPTPGQEPGEPAASLSVLKNVPSLAILLSKDALDPCQPGYQPPNSHPAPSSQPTAPTSKRSLGEPAAGEGSAKRSQPEPSATEEDQTA